One region of Brachyspira hampsonii genomic DNA includes:
- a CDS encoding LptF/LptG family permease: MKKINKYIIIETIGPFFAGILFFTFIFVIQLLPELIRLIVNNGAPLLMSLEVFVYMLPFNIAITIPMSILMASIIGYGRLSSDNEIIVMRALGFPHMRIYAPIIILGIITFCFSLFFNNVVMSEANYRYRTLISYMVNIKPSIAVGKLEFSDIQDMGLSIGSKYADDTSMSNVVIYDRSETKRVITAKYGLWKNNEANAQVVTLTLYDGVVQEMPGYGFISNDYTVFDSMDINIVRNVSTLTSHERGLREMPSWEIMKKINDSKAAANKSADDQINGMIINAYNNIDTNAVDITSFSNEYIQTNSAELKALKEKAIDESVPYFYYVEFHKFISIPAACLFMVLIGAPLGIVGKRSGKGFGFGLSVIVVVIYYLLITAAELIAGSKKVPPIIAMWFPNIVLAAMGGFLMIRSFFSRGK; the protein is encoded by the coding sequence ATGAAAAAAATTAACAAATATATAATCATTGAAACTATAGGCCCATTCTTTGCGGGTATTTTATTTTTTACATTTATATTTGTAATACAGCTTCTGCCCGAATTAATAAGACTTATTGTAAATAATGGAGCCCCTTTATTAATGTCATTGGAAGTGTTTGTATATATGCTTCCTTTTAATATTGCAATAACAATACCTATGTCTATACTTATGGCAAGCATCATAGGATACGGCAGACTTTCCTCAGATAATGAGATAATAGTAATGCGTGCTTTGGGGTTTCCGCATATGAGAATATACGCACCTATTATAATATTGGGAATTATTACATTCTGTTTTTCATTATTTTTTAACAATGTTGTTATGTCTGAAGCTAATTACAGATACAGAACATTAATTTCATATATGGTTAATATTAAACCTTCTATTGCGGTAGGGAAATTAGAGTTCTCTGATATTCAAGATATGGGATTATCAATAGGATCAAAATATGCAGATGATACAAGTATGTCTAATGTTGTAATATATGACAGATCCGAAACTAAAAGAGTGATCACTGCCAAATATGGTCTTTGGAAAAATAATGAGGCTAATGCTCAGGTGGTAACTTTAACTTTATATGACGGTGTTGTACAGGAAATGCCGGGATATGGATTTATATCTAATGATTATACTGTATTTGATTCTATGGATATCAATATTGTAAGAAATGTAAGTACATTGACTTCCCATGAAAGAGGATTAAGAGAAATGCCTTCTTGGGAAATAATGAAAAAAATCAATGATTCAAAAGCAGCTGCAAATAAATCTGCTGATGACCAAATAAACGGAATGATAATAAATGCTTATAATAACATAGATACTAATGCCGTTGATATAACTTCATTTTCTAATGAATATATACAAACCAATTCAGCAGAATTAAAAGCTTTAAAAGAAAAAGCTATTGATGAATCTGTACCATATTTTTATTATGTAGAGTTTCATAAATTTATTTCTATACCTGCTGCATGTTTATTTATGGTTTTGATAGGAGCTCCTTTAGGAATAGTTGGAAAAAGAAGCGGTAAAGGGTTTGGATTCGGACTATCTGTAATAGTAGTTGTTATATATTATTTGCTTATTACTGCAGCAGAATTAATTGCAGGCAGTAAAAAAGTACCGCCTATTATCGCCATGTGGTTTCCAAATATAGTTTTAGCTGCGATGGGAGGTTTTCTCATGATAAGATCTTTCTTCAGCAGAGGAAAATAA
- a CDS encoding MATE family efflux transporter, with product MTKDMTVGSPFKTIIYFSIPMLIGGIFQQFYSVADTIIIGKFAGSRALASIGATTSTMFFFLSFAVGFTNAFSIVMGQFFGAKNEVMIKRTFLNSIYITLGSSLILLIFGLFFSKYLMILLKTPPDIIENSIIYLKICVGLSFGQLFYNGAASILRALGDSKTPLYFLILTTILNIILDLIFVVLLDMNVAGVAIATVISQMISAILSILYIVKKFPILKLNKSDMVFEFDNLFMIIKIGISMSIQAIFLSIGEMIISGVVNTFGTNVVASYTTGNRINQFASMAFFVISEAFAVYTAQNFGAGRIDRIKEGFRSIILLSLSLSVLAAVIIFLFGDHLVRIFISSKDEYIDIISEICKGYLRISSLFYPFLGIIVLYNNSVRAIGKALIPLISGITELVIKVGGSVFLSIPLGYVGIWFANPVGWAIGIIPTCIYFHKYAFNKKTNNIY from the coding sequence ATGACAAAAGATATGACTGTCGGAAGTCCTTTCAAAACTATAATATATTTTTCTATACCAATGCTTATAGGAGGCATATTTCAGCAATTTTATAGTGTTGCAGATACAATTATAATAGGTAAATTTGCAGGTTCTAGGGCTTTAGCTTCTATTGGTGCCACAACTTCAACTATGTTTTTCTTTTTATCATTTGCTGTAGGCTTTACGAATGCTTTTTCTATAGTTATGGGGCAGTTTTTTGGGGCTAAAAATGAGGTTATGATTAAAAGGACTTTTTTAAACTCCATTTATATAACATTGGGCAGTTCTTTAATACTTTTGATATTTGGTTTATTTTTTTCAAAGTATTTGATGATTCTTTTAAAGACTCCTCCTGATATAATAGAAAATTCTATAATTTATTTGAAAATATGTGTAGGCTTATCATTCGGACAGCTTTTTTATAATGGTGCTGCAAGTATATTGAGAGCTTTGGGAGACAGTAAAACTCCTTTATATTTTTTAATACTTACAACTATACTCAATATTATATTAGATTTAATTTTTGTTGTTTTATTAGATATGAATGTCGCAGGTGTTGCAATAGCTACTGTAATATCTCAAATGATTTCAGCTATTTTAAGCATACTATATATAGTGAAAAAATTTCCTATTTTAAAATTAAATAAAAGTGATATGGTATTTGAATTTGATAATTTATTTATGATAATTAAAATAGGAATATCTATGAGTATACAGGCTATATTTTTATCAATAGGAGAAATGATTATAAGCGGTGTAGTTAATACTTTTGGTACTAATGTTGTGGCATCATATACTACAGGAAATAGAATAAATCAATTTGCATCTATGGCATTTTTTGTTATTTCTGAGGCTTTTGCGGTATATACGGCACAAAATTTTGGAGCTGGTAGGATTGATAGGATAAAAGAAGGTTTCAGAAGTATAATATTACTTTCTCTATCATTGAGCGTATTGGCAGCTGTAATAATATTTTTATTTGGAGATCATTTAGTGAGAATATTTATATCTAGTAAAGATGAGTATATAGATATAATATCAGAAATATGTAAAGGATATCTGAGAATATCTTCTTTATTTTATCCGTTTTTAGGAATAATAGTTTTATATAATAATTCTGTAAGGGCTATTGGAAAAGCATTGATTCCTTTGATATCGGGAATAACTGAACTTGTTATAAAAGTTGGAGGCTCTGTATTTTTATCAATACCATTAGGATATGTTGGAATATGGTTTGCAAATCCTGTAGGCTGGGCTATAGGAATAATTCCTACTTGTATATATTTTCATAAATATGCTTTTAATAAAAAAACTAATAATATTTATTAA
- the sppA gene encoding signal peptide peptidase SppA — MSYEEEKENQEDSNEKECLTDKKNEIKKEKSSKRELIFTLLIIISIIIGAASIFLKNENINISSNINSSIQSKNALKDGIAIIDLNGVITHIKRKNSLGMEYPSVTEELISDFEYYMQHPKVKAIVLQVDSPGGSLTSCEEALKYLQELKEKYPKPIVASFRSMAASGGYYISMIADKIYANESTLTGSIGVISQFFNISELMDKYGIKMYTIKSGRNKDSLSPFRAPREDELAYWQDMTDEFVGQFTNVVEQSRGDKIKGNREDIFDGRVFSGKKALEIGLIDSIGTLHDAVKEAAKMGGIEDEEPYIIDKPKEKNDVLNLFFANISETIKPKSSIPFPYEEIMNTKYIGVPMYIYIPNYNGVN, encoded by the coding sequence ATGTCATACGAAGAAGAAAAAGAGAATCAAGAAGACAGTAACGAAAAAGAATGCCTCACAGATAAAAAGAACGAAATCAAAAAAGAAAAAAGCAGCAAAAGAGAGTTAATATTTACATTACTTATAATAATATCAATAATTATAGGAGCTGCAAGTATATTTTTAAAAAATGAAAATATTAATATATCATCAAATATTAATTCTTCTATACAATCAAAAAATGCTTTGAAAGATGGAATAGCAATAATAGATTTAAATGGAGTTATAACTCATATAAAAAGAAAGAATAGTTTAGGTATGGAATATCCTTCAGTAACAGAAGAGCTTATTTCAGATTTTGAATATTATATGCAGCATCCGAAAGTTAAGGCTATTGTACTTCAGGTTGATAGTCCCGGAGGTTCTTTAACCTCATGTGAAGAGGCTTTAAAATATTTACAGGAATTAAAAGAAAAATATCCTAAACCAATAGTGGCATCTTTCAGATCAATGGCGGCAAGCGGCGGATACTATATATCAATGATAGCAGATAAAATATATGCTAATGAATCTACTCTCACAGGAAGTATAGGCGTTATATCTCAATTCTTTAACATATCAGAATTGATGGACAAGTATGGAATAAAAATGTATACTATAAAAAGCGGCAGAAATAAAGATTCTCTGTCTCCTTTCAGAGCACCTAGAGAAGATGAGCTTGCATATTGGCAGGATATGACAGATGAATTTGTAGGACAGTTTACAAATGTTGTTGAACAGTCAAGAGGAGATAAAATAAAAGGTAATAGAGAAGATATATTTGACGGCAGAGTATTCAGCGGAAAAAAAGCATTGGAAATAGGGCTTATAGATTCTATAGGAACTTTACATGATGCTGTAAAAGAAGCTGCCAAAATGGGCGGAATAGAGGATGAAGAGCCTTATATAATAGATAAACCTAAAGAAAAAAATGATGTGCTGAATTTATTCTTTGCGAATATATCAGAAACTATTAAGCCAAAATCTAGTATTCCTTTTCCTTATGAAGAAATAATGAATACAAAATATATTGGTGTGCCTATGTATATTTATATTCCAAATTATAATGGAGTAAATTAA
- a CDS encoding ribonuclease J produces the protein MNNNDKIRIIPLGGVQEIGMNMTVIEYGNELLIVDCGFMFPRYHMLGIDYVIPDTSYLEDKNIIGLILTHGHEDHIGAIPHFLRKFPDIPIYGSRLTLAFLRAKLNDYKNEYKDAKLHEVEPRNKIQLGMNFDIEFIRVNHSIPDGVGVAITTPLGVIIHTGDFKIDLNPTTDRFIDLYKFAEYGENGVLLMLADSTNCQREGFSMSESVVQNNMTPLFAYEDGMIIVAVFASSIERIQDLVTAAKVNNKFVAFSGRSLIKFTKIAQDMGYLNLYDIVIPIDKINKYPREKIVCITTGTQGEPYSSLSLIAAEAHKHIKVEDGDMVIFSSSVIPGNEMAVTRMINNLFDLGAKMVGEDKKLLHVSGHASSEDLKLMYRLVKPKYFIPIHGEKRHLISHIKLVENLNGLDTKGFLLYNGNVLEIDETLEAKITDPIEIRNIYVDGKGVGDLEESIFYDREQLSLNGVVVANVVAKKNAAGQYDIKVDLESKGFTYTGGEKEGIINKTEQLREEGINSAIEAVRKLLNRNKKTPSTIKYEVREALRKKFIQIIGREPVIFVCLYMEHFYIEQSHNNNENNNISDNNVENIENTEIEDNKEKAKCHTKKKKRIKKTVTKKNASQIKRTKSKKKKAAKES, from the coding sequence ATGAATAATAATGATAAAATAAGAATCATACCTCTTGGCGGAGTACAGGAAATAGGTATGAATATGACAGTTATAGAATATGGAAATGAACTTCTAATAGTAGACTGCGGATTTATGTTTCCAAGATATCATATGCTAGGTATAGATTATGTGATTCCTGATACTTCATATTTAGAAGATAAAAATATAATAGGACTTATACTTACTCATGGTCATGAAGATCATATAGGTGCTATACCTCATTTCCTTAGAAAATTTCCTGATATTCCTATATACGGTTCAAGACTTACTTTGGCTTTTTTAAGAGCTAAATTAAATGATTATAAAAATGAATATAAAGATGCAAAATTACATGAAGTTGAACCTAGAAATAAAATACAATTAGGAATGAATTTTGATATAGAATTTATAAGAGTAAACCATAGCATACCTGACGGAGTTGGTGTAGCAATAACAACGCCTCTTGGTGTTATAATACATACAGGTGATTTCAAAATAGATTTAAACCCAACTACTGATAGATTTATAGATCTTTATAAATTCGCTGAATACGGAGAAAACGGAGTTCTTCTTATGCTGGCAGATTCCACAAACTGTCAGAGAGAAGGATTTTCTATGAGTGAAAGCGTTGTCCAAAATAATATGACTCCCCTATTCGCTTATGAAGACGGAATGATTATTGTTGCCGTATTTGCAAGCAGCATAGAAAGAATACAGGATTTAGTAACCGCTGCAAAAGTTAATAATAAATTTGTAGCATTCTCTGGAAGAAGTTTAATAAAGTTTACTAAAATTGCTCAGGATATGGGATATCTAAATCTATATGATATAGTTATACCAATAGACAAAATAAATAAATATCCTAGAGAAAAAATAGTATGCATAACTACAGGAACTCAGGGAGAACCTTATTCCTCATTATCGCTTATAGCAGCAGAAGCTCATAAACATATAAAAGTAGAAGACGGGGATATGGTTATATTCTCATCAAGCGTTATACCGGGAAATGAAATGGCAGTTACTAGAATGATAAATAATCTGTTTGATCTTGGTGCTAAAATGGTAGGCGAAGATAAAAAACTTCTTCATGTATCAGGACATGCTTCTAGCGAAGATTTAAAATTAATGTACAGACTAGTAAAACCTAAATATTTTATTCCTATACATGGTGAGAAAAGACATTTAATTAGCCATATAAAATTAGTTGAAAATTTAAATGGATTAGACACTAAAGGATTCCTGCTTTATAATGGAAATGTACTTGAAATAGATGAAACTTTAGAAGCAAAAATCACAGATCCTATAGAGATAAGAAATATATATGTTGATGGAAAAGGTGTAGGAGATTTAGAGGAAAGTATATTCTATGATAGGGAGCAATTATCTCTTAACGGAGTAGTAGTTGCCAATGTTGTAGCTAAGAAAAATGCTGCAGGACAGTATGATATAAAAGTTGATTTAGAGAGTAAAGGCTTTACATATACAGGCGGAGAAAAAGAAGGCATTATCAATAAAACTGAACAATTAAGAGAAGAAGGAATAAACTCAGCAATAGAAGCTGTTAGAAAGTTATTAAATAGAAATAAAAAAACGCCTTCTACTATAAAATATGAAGTAAGAGAAGCTCTACGCAAAAAATTTATTCAGATAATAGGCAGAGAACCTGTAATATTTGTATGCCTATATATGGAACATTTCTATATAGAACAATCACATAATAATAATGAGAATAATAATATTTCTGATAACAATGTAGAAAATATAGAAAATACAGAAATAGAAGATAATAAGGAGAAAGCAAAATGTCATACGAAGAAGAAAAAGAGAATCAAGAAGACAGTAACGAAAAAGAATGCCTCACAGATAAAAAGAACGAAATCAAAAAAGAAAAAAGCAGCAAAAGAGAGTTAA